TCTGAAACAATCCGCCAATCTTGAAAATGATTGTTGCGCAAACAGCAACGTCAATGCTGTTCCCTGGTCGCCAGGAAGGACACGCCTGGGAAATCTTGCTGCAGCCGGTTCAGTTGCCAGTTGTTGCGGGCCAGATAGACCGGCTGGCCGTCGCGATCCTCGGCCATGTTCGATTTGTTGCCTTCGCTCATCTTCCTGATCAGCGTGGGATCGTCGGCTTTCAGCCAGCGGGCGGTATCGAAGCCCGCATCTTCGAAGCCGCAACGCAGGCCGTATTCCGCTTCGATGCGTGTCGTGATGACGTCGAACTGCAAGGGACCGACCACGCCGACCACCCAGGCCGAGCCGTCCATCGGCTTGAACAACTGGCTCACACCTTCCTCGGCCAAATCCTCCAACGCTTTCTTCAACTGCTTGGCCTTCATGGGATCGTCCAGGCGCGCACGGCGCAACACTTCGGGCGCGAAGCTGGGGATGCCGGTAAAGCGCAGGTCCTCGCCTTCGGTGAGCGCGTCGCCGATGCGCAGCTGTCCATGATTGGGGATGCCCAGAATGTCGCCGGGAAAGGCCTCTTCCGCCAGTTCGCGGTCGCGGGCCAGGAAGAAGACCGGGTTGTAGATGGCCATTACCTTGCCGGACCGGATGTGTTTCAGCTTCATGCCGCGCTGAAAACGCCCGGAACAAAGCCGAAAGAAGGCGATGCGGTCGCGATGGTTGGGGTCCATGTTGGCCTGGACCTTGAAGACGAAGCCGGTGACTTTTTCTTCCGTGGCGTCGATGTTTCTGGGGGCTGCTGGTTGCTGCCTGGGGATGGGGGCGTATTGGGCGATGCCTTGCAGCAATTCGCGCACGCCGAAGGTTTTCAAGGCGCTGCCAAAGAAAACGGGCGTCAGATGCCCTTCCAGGAAGGATTGGATGTCGAAGGGCTTGCAAGCACCGCGCACCAGTTCGACCTCTTCGCGCAGTTTCGCCGCCGCATCCAAGCCGATCAGCTCGTCCAGCTTGGCGTCACTCAGTCCTATCTCGATCACTTCGTCGGCCAGATGATCGCCCTTGCCGGGGTCGTACATCAGCACGCGGTCGCGCAGCAGGTCGTAGCAGCCCTTAAGGTCGCGGCCCATGCCGATCGGCCAAGTGACAGGGGTGACGTCCAGGGCCAGCGTCTTTTCGATCTCGTCGAGCAGGTCGAACGGGTCGCGTCCTTCGCGGTCGACCTTGTTGACGAAGGTCAGGATCGGCATGTCGCGCATGCGGCAGACTTCGAACAGTTTCTTTGTCTGCGTTTCGATGCCCTTGGCGGCGTCCAGCACCATGATGGCGGAATCCACCGCCGTCAGCGTGCGATAGGTGTCTTCGCTGAAATCTTCGTGGCCCGGCGTATCCAAAAGATTCATCGACAAGCCGTCGAATTCGAAGCTCATCACCGAGGCGGAAACCGAAATGCCGCGCTCCTTTTCAATGCTCATCCAGTCCGAGCGGGTGCGCCGTTGCTCGCCTTTGGCGCGCACGGCCCCGGCCAGCTGAATGGCGCCGCCGAACAGCAGCAGTTTTTCGGTCAGCGTCGTCTTGCCGGCGTCGGGGTGCGAGATAATGGCGAAGGTGCGCCTTTTGGGAAGCGCTTCGGCAAGGGCGGTCATATCGGTTAAACCAGGGTGAAGGGGCGGTCGTGGGTGAGGGCGGGAATCTTGCGCCTTGCGGCGGCAACTTCGCCGGGATCGATGGTGGCGGCAATGAAGCCGGGTTCGGTTCCGGCATCGGCCAGCACTTCGCCCCAGGGGCTGACGATCAGCGCATGGCCATAGGTTTGACGCCCCCCGGCATGCGTGCCGCACTGGGCGGGCGACAGCATATAGGCGCCGTTTTCGATGGCCCTGGCGCGATGAAGCACATGCCAATGCGCCTCGCCGGTCTGGCGGGTGAAGGCGGCGGGGGCTGTCAGCATGCTGGCACCCGCCTTCGAAAGTGCGCGGAACAGATGAGGGAAGCGCAGGTCGTAGCAGATGGCCAGACCCAGCCCGCCGAAATCCGTTTGCGCCATCACGGCGCGCTCGCCGGGTTTGAATGTTTGCGATTCTCTGTAGCTTTCGCCGCCATCCAGATCGACGTCGAACATGTGGATTTTATCGTAAAAGGCCACCGATTCACCCTTGGGATTGAAGACATGGGTGCGGTTGGCGACCATCTGGTCAGGCAGCAGGATTTGCAAGGAACCGCCATGCAGCCAGATGCCCAGCTCTTTCGCCAAGTCGGCAAAGGCGGGCAGGGCGGGGTGGTCCTTTTCGGGGAATGACTTGGCCAGGATATTGGGACGTCCGAAATCCATCATGGCGACGTTTTCCGGCATCAAGACCAGCTTGGCTCCCTTGGCCGCCGCCGCGCGCACGAATTCGGACGCCGCCTTGATATTGTGGGCGATGTCCGGGGTGGCGTTGGTCTGAATGCAGGCCGCCGTGAAGGGAGAGGGATCGCTCATTTGCCCAGCATCGGGTCCAGCTTGCCGTCCTGCTCAAGCTCGTACAGGTCGTCGCAGCCGCCGACATGGATGTCGTCGATGAAGATCTGCGGCACCGTGCGCTTGCCGCCCGCCCGCTGGGTCATGAAGGCGCGCAGGCCCTCGTCGTAGGAGACGTCGATCTCCTCCCATTCCACGCCCTTCTTCTTGAACAGACGCTTGGCGCGGTCGCAATAGGGGCAGATTTGGGTCGTGTAGATTTCAATACGTGGCATGGCTCGCTCCGCTTTGCTGCCCGGAATATAGCGATTGTCAGGATTTTTGCTAGTCCAACACGGCCCTGGCCACCGAAAGCGCGTCGACATGGGCCGCTCCGGCCTTCAGCAGAACCCGGGCGCATTCGGCCGCTGTGGCGCCGCTGGTCAGCACATCGTCGATCAGCAGCACTGTTTTTCCTTGAATTCCGGCCTGTTGGCGCGGGCGCACGGCAAAGGCCCCCGATACATTGCCAAAGCGCTGCGTGCGGTGCAGATGGCCCTGGCTTTGGGTGCGTCGGGTTCTGGCCAACAGATTGGCCGCCACCGGCTTGCCCGTGATCCGTCCCAACTCGTGGGCCAGCAGGGCCGATTGGTTGAAGCGCCTTGCAAACAGGCGCAGCCAGTGCAGGGGGACCGGCACGATCAGGTCGCAGCCCTTCAGCAGATCGGCCCCCGCCCGGTGCATCCAGCGGGCCAGGGCCGGGGCCAGATCGGTGCGGTCGGCGTGTTTCATCGCCAAGACCAGCCGCTTGCTGGCGTCGTCGTAGCGCAGGACCGAGCGGGCATGCCTCCAGGGCGGCGGATTGTCCAGGCAGGCGGCGCAGGAAAGCGCTTCTTCCCCGACATCGAAGGAAAAGGGAAGGCCGCAGCATTGGCACAGCGGCGGGGCCAGGAAGTCCATGCCTTTCCAGCAATCGGGGCACAATGTCCCGGTTTGCGCGACCAAGGCCCGGCAGGACGGGCATTGGGGCGGCAGCAAAAGGTCAAGCAGGGGGCTAAGAAATCGCATCCGGCTATGCAAGGGATTAAACCCCGGCTTGTCAACTTCCTCTGGGGTCCCTACCTTTGCCCCGTTGTTCCTTGGTTTCTTTTCGGGTGATGCAATGCAAGTGACGGTGAATGGCGAAGCGCGCGATCTGGCGGCCCCGGTTTCTGTGTCTGCCTTCCTGGCTCAGTTGGGGCTGGATGGGCGCAAGGTGGCGGTCGAGCGCAATCTGGAAATCGTGCCCAAATCGGCCTATGACGCCACGCAACTCGGCGATGGCGACCGGCTCGAGATCGTCCATTTCATCGGCGGCGGTTCGGACGACAGTTGGCAGGTGGCGGGCCGAACCTTCGCCAGCCGTCTGTTGGTGGGCACCGGCAAATATAAGGATTTCGAGGAAACGGCCAAGGCCATCAAGGCTTCGGGGGCCGAGATCGTGACCGTGGCGGTGCGAAGGGTCAATCTATCCGATCCTTCCCAGCCCATGCTGGTCGATTATGTCAGCCCCAAGGACTACACCTATCTTCCCAATACGGCGGGCTGTTTTACCGCCGACGACGCCGTGCGCACGCTGCGCCTGGCCCGCGAGGCCGGGGGCTGGGATTTGGTGAAGCTGGAAGTGCTGGGCGACCAGAAGACGCTGTATCCCAACATGCCTGAAACCATCAAGGCCGCCGAGGCGCTGATCAAGGACGGTTTCAAGGTGATGGTCTATTGTTCCGACGATCCCATTCAAGCCAAGCGGCTGGAAGAAATGGGCTGTGTGGCCATCATGCCTCTGGGGTCGCTGATCGGCTCGGGCCTGGGCATTCAAAATCCTGTGAACATTCGCCTGATTAAGGAAAGCGTTGCCGTTCCCGTGCTGGTCGATGCCGGGGTTGGCACGGCGTCCGACGCCGCCATCGCCATGGAGCTGGGCTGCGACGGCGTTCTCATGAACACCGCCATCGCCGGGGCCAAGAACCCCATCCTGATGGCTCGGGCCATGAAGGCGGCGGTGGAGGCGGGCAGGCTTTCCTACTTGGCCGGACGCATGCCCAAAAAGCTGTATGCCGATCCTTCTTCGCCGTTGGCGGGGCTGATTTAAGTAAATCCGTTCCGCGGATTTACTTAAAAATTCATGGATTCCTGCGTGTTTTGCGTTGACGCAGGGGTGGCTGCCTAAACTATAATCAGCGAGCGGGTAGTGACCGGTTATTGGTCGTTCTGGGCTGGGCAACATTGTACCTATAGGGGTTCCCATGCCGAACGTTACTTTTTCAGCACCCACCTTGGAGAAGGATGTCACGGTTTACGCCGTGGCGGGTGATACGCATACGCTTCTGGCCTTGGCCAAGAAGAATGGAATCAGCATTCCCTGCCAGTGCGAGGACGGCAATTGCGGTTCCTGCCTGGTCAAGATTTCGGTCCTGGGCGACAAACAGCCTTTGGCCCAGGATCTGACGGAAAAGGAGAAGCTGACGCTTTCGGTGAACGGCAAGCTGAACAAGAAGCTGCTGGACGAAGCCGAGACCTATCGGCGCATGCCGCCGCATCGTCTGGCCTGTCAGTATATCGTGCTCGACGAGGACATTCTGGTCGAGTTCTCGGGCGAGCCTGGGGTCGAGATCGAACTGCGCCGCTGATCGGCGCCGATTTTCCAGAAGGGCCGTGCCGTTTGGCGCGGCCCTTTTCTTTTGCGCGCACGCGCCACTAAATCGCCACGATTGCGCCCTGAAAGCGCCTTGGAATGATGGTGATATGGCTTTGTTCCCAATTCGGGGACGCCGTACAACCAAGACAACGAGGAACTTTCCGATGATGAATTTGAAACGCCACCAGCTGTCCGCTTTTGCCGCTGCCGCCCTGATCGGCGCGACCCTGTCGGCGGGACCGGTTCTGGCGCAGACCGCAACGCCCGCCACTCCGGCCAAGCCTGCGGCGACTGCCGCCGAAAAGGTGGAAAAGAAGGTCGAAAAGGTTGAGCAGAAGGCCGCTCAGCCTGCCGAAAAGGCCGAGGTCAAGGCCGACAAGGTCGAAGCCAAGGTCGAGAAGAAGGCCGAGGAAAAGGTGGCTCCGGCCGCTGTTCCGGCGACGCCCGCCACTCCGGCTACCCCTGCCGCTCCGGCCAAGCCGGCCACGCCTAAGTAATAGGCTGGTGGACAAGATACCCGGAAGGGGCGTTCAACCGCTTCTTCCGGGATGTCTTAACCGAACTTTCAGGAACTTTGCCTATCATTGATGAGCTGCAGGTCGTCCACAAGGAGGTGGCGCCGTGATTTCCCTTCATCTCGAACAAGTTGCGATTTCGCATCTTCCTCTGCGCACCAATGACGCCGATTGCCAAAGCTGGCATCAAAGGTCGCATGCCTCGGGTTGCGCCGACGAGCAGGGCCAGTGCGGCCATGCCATGAACTGTCCGATGTTCAAGAGATGGATAGGCGAGAGCGATCCCTTGTAGGTGATGCCCCCTAGGGCAGATTGCAGAAGGCAGAGCCTCTTTCATTCCCTATAATGTCACTTCGCGTCCGAACGGTGT
This is a stretch of genomic DNA from Alphaproteobacteria bacterium. It encodes these proteins:
- a CDS encoding peptide chain release factor 3 — its product is MTALAEALPKRRTFAIISHPDAGKTTLTEKLLLFGGAIQLAGAVRAKGEQRRTRSDWMSIEKERGISVSASVMSFEFDGLSMNLLDTPGHEDFSEDTYRTLTAVDSAIMVLDAAKGIETQTKKLFEVCRMRDMPILTFVNKVDREGRDPFDLLDEIEKTLALDVTPVTWPIGMGRDLKGCYDLLRDRVLMYDPGKGDHLADEVIEIGLSDAKLDELIGLDAAAKLREEVELVRGACKPFDIQSFLEGHLTPVFFGSALKTFGVRELLQGIAQYAPIPRQQPAAPRNIDATEEKVTGFVFKVQANMDPNHRDRIAFFRLCSGRFQRGMKLKHIRSGKVMAIYNPVFFLARDRELAEEAFPGDILGIPNHGQLRIGDALTEGEDLRFTGIPSFAPEVLRRARLDDPMKAKQLKKALEDLAEEGVSQLFKPMDGSAWVVGVVGPLQFDVITTRIEAEYGLRCGFEDAGFDTARWLKADDPTLIRKMSEGNKSNMAEDRDGQPVYLARNNWQLNRLQQDFPGVSFLATREQH
- a CDS encoding carbon-nitrogen hydrolase family protein, translating into MSDPSPFTAACIQTNATPDIAHNIKAASEFVRAAAAKGAKLVLMPENVAMMDFGRPNILAKSFPEKDHPALPAFADLAKELGIWLHGGSLQILLPDQMVANRTHVFNPKGESVAFYDKIHMFDVDLDGGESYRESQTFKPGERAVMAQTDFGGLGLAICYDLRFPHLFRALSKAGASMLTAPAAFTRQTGEAHWHVLHRARAIENGAYMLSPAQCGTHAGGRQTYGHALIVSPWGEVLADAGTEPGFIAATIDPGEVAAARRKIPALTHDRPFTLV
- the grxC gene encoding glutaredoxin 3, whose protein sequence is MPRIEIYTTQICPYCDRAKRLFKKKGVEWEEIDVSYDEGLRAFMTQRAGGKRTVPQIFIDDIHVGGCDDLYELEQDGKLDPMLGK
- a CDS encoding ComF family protein: MRFLSPLLDLLLPPQCPSCRALVAQTGTLCPDCWKGMDFLAPPLCQCCGLPFSFDVGEEALSCAACLDNPPPWRHARSVLRYDDASKRLVLAMKHADRTDLAPALARWMHRAGADLLKGCDLIVPVPLHWLRLFARRFNQSALLAHELGRITGKPVAANLLARTRRTQSQGHLHRTQRFGNVSGAFAVRPRQQAGIQGKTVLLIDDVLTSGATAAECARVLLKAGAAHVDALSVARAVLD
- the thiS gene encoding sulfur carrier protein ThiS; the protein is MQVTVNGEARDLAAPVSVSAFLAQLGLDGRKVAVERNLEIVPKSAYDATQLGDGDRLEIVHFIGGGSDDSWQVAGRTFASRLLVGTGKYKDFEETAKAIKASGAEIVTVAVRRVNLSDPSQPMLVDYVSPKDYTYLPNTAGCFTADDAVRTLRLAREAGGWDLVKLEVLGDQKTLYPNMPETIKAAEALIKDGFKVMVYCSDDPIQAKRLEEMGCVAIMPLGSLIGSGLGIQNPVNIRLIKESVAVPVLVDAGVGTASDAAIAMELGCDGVLMNTAIAGAKNPILMARAMKAAVEAGRLSYLAGRMPKKLYADPSSPLAGLI
- a CDS encoding (2Fe-2S)-binding protein, which gives rise to MPNVTFSAPTLEKDVTVYAVAGDTHTLLALAKKNGISIPCQCEDGNCGSCLVKISVLGDKQPLAQDLTEKEKLTLSVNGKLNKKLLDEAETYRRMPPHRLACQYIVLDEDILVEFSGEPGVEIELRR